The following proteins are encoded in a genomic region of Papaver somniferum cultivar HN1 unplaced genomic scaffold, ASM357369v1 unplaced-scaffold_10, whole genome shotgun sequence:
- the LOC113327004 gene encoding Golgi apparatus membrane protein-like protein ECHIDNA, translating into MDQPAVENYANPKTCFFHVLFKAGALAFYILSALFFNSFVIIFVVTVLLAALDFWVVKNVSGRILVGLRWWNEINDLGESVWKFECLDQESLSRMNKKDSWLFWWTLYLTAVAWIFLGIFSVIRFQPDYVLVVGVCLTLSIANIVGFTKCRKDAKKQIQAFASQTIANRFSSTIQSAFSVV; encoded by the exons CCTGCTGTGGAGAATTACGCGAACCCGAAAACATGTTTCTTTCATGTGCTTTTCAAG GCTGGAGCTTTAGCATTCTACATACTTTCAGCGCTTTTCTTTAATAGTTTTGTGATCATTTTCGTGGTTACGGTACTACTTGCTGCTCTTGATTTTTGGGTAGTCAAGAATGTTAGTGGGCGAATATTGGTTGGTTTGAGATGGTGGAATGAAATCAATGACCTGGGTGAAAGTGTCTGGAAATTTGAGTGCCTTGACCAAGAG TCATTGTCTAGGATGAACAAGAAGGATTCATGGCTATTCTGGTGGACACTCTACCTTACT GCGGTTGCATGGATCTTTCTTGGGATATTTTCTGTTATAAGATTCCAACCAGATTATGTCCTTGTTGTCGGAGTTTGTTTGACTCTAAGCATTGCTAATATTGTTGGCTTCACCAAGTGCCGCAAAG ATGCCAAGAAACAGATTCAAGCATTCGCCTCCCAAACAATCGCAAACCGCTTTTCATCAACGATACAGTCAGCATTCAGCGTTGTCTGA
- the LOC113326177 gene encoding protein MAINTENANCE OF MERISTEMS-like, producing MHIPKGKELLLPAKKNKMLWGEAPDKSSILFGYKDSWAAKVCQKRDHARCTKLLKRQRAKHWALSKECALVRDLVVSTGLGPGILNCQTEYDTVVVSAFRERYWLETDTFHLPFGEMTITPDDVKQITDLEVEGQSVFEGFNNNIAWTDLYALLEETLGWGKDETEMEFKLAGGYDPKQPHKLKNPLKKLMLKNLRKEFKGTFKREKAGEVIDEIKAKRTTTTYLFYSLGTVFFPDNSGNRVNIHYLQLLKNLDNIKNYPWATATLAYLLDSLRKASRVGDTELPGMLRF from the exons atgcatattcctaaaggcaAAGAATTGTTGTTGCCAGCGAAGAAGAACAAAATGCTTTGGGGCGAGGCTCCAGATAAGTCTTCAATATTATTTGGTTATAAAGATTCCTGGGCCGCAAAAGTTTGTCAGAAAAGG GACCATGCAAGATGCACAAAATTGCTCAAGCGTCAAAGGGCTAAACATTGGGCATTAAGTAAAGAATGTGCTTTGGTTCGAGATCTAGTGGTTAGTACAGGATTAGGGCCCGGAATCCTCAATTGCCAAACAGAGTATGATACTGTTGTGGTCTCTGCCTTCAGGGAACGATATTGGCTTGAAACCGATACATTTCATCTTccatttggagagatgacaataaCACCGGACGATGTGAAACAAATTACTGaccttgaagttgaaggacaatcAGTATTTGAAGGTTTCAACAACAACATAGCTTGGACTGACCTTTACGCTCTTCTTGAAGAAACACTTGGGTGGGGAAAAGATGAAACTGAGATGGAGTTTAAGTTGGCTGGTGGTTATGACCCAAAACAACCACATAAACTTAAAAACCCGTTGAAAAAGCTAATGTTGAAGAATCTGAGGAAAGAGTTTAAAGGAACGTTCAAGAGGGAAAAGGCAGGTGAGGTGATTGATGAAATAAAAGCTAAGCGTACAACCACAActtacttgttctattctcttgggaCCGTATTCTTTCCCGACAACTCGGGAAATCGGGTGAATATTCATTATCTACAATTGTTGAAGAATTTGGACAACATCAAAAACTATCCGTGGGCCACTGCCACCCTTGCATATCTACTTGATAGCCTAAGAAAAGCCTCGAGGGTTGGAGATACTGAATTGCCGGGAATGTTGCGATTCTAA